The Glycine soja cultivar W05 chromosome 6, ASM419377v2, whole genome shotgun sequence genome has a window encoding:
- the LOC114416616 gene encoding uncharacterized protein LOC114416616, which translates to MQKPKVELCDICGDHGLAEAIDAYCIGIITTIIPKDWLCEPCQSKHVPTSPCKVNQDIGSWAFKKHRAVKTAKVKFRHLDEVIRLSSQKASAVSKNVTFSLAPKSNPQTSPPKVLGKLPRNDEVHKKPMTNQHVSCSLAKRPTKECIGENQQPLGGLVADKKVRPHVPQKEKPTKRAPFEGLSAKKSSPFVNSGGIFSAAAESNQFNIDKGNRQRIQKNLNLHRKFLPSSIPSWRGQIQILQTAASGETYDGFEAQPPCVVKRKAYEFSREMPSVLQLESLSASNVLTDIFWDGSPKLQDIALYFFPSKQTEKSKENLNSILKFMNAKKSMLRSYIDGVELMVFTSNQLDMDSRGAIAAVNAGHFLWGLFRQNKIDKAIKRIPDMEPVDMDIDMIGGKDVVGRVDHVRKDKPESASMTEYRNKLDVPPGFEAFSKMSSCNIVVED; encoded by the exons ATGCAGAAACCCAAG GTTGAACTATGCGATATATGTGGTGATCATGGTTTGGCCGAAGCAATTGATGC TTATTGCATCGGAATTATCACCACAATAATTCCTAAAGACTGGCTTTGTGAGCCTTGCCAATCCAAGCATGTTCCAACTTCACCATGTAAAGTGAATCAGGATATTGGCTCATGGGCTTTTAAAAAGCATCGAGCTGTCAAAACAGCGAAAGTGAAGTTCCGTCACTTGGATGAAGTCATTAGACTTTCTTCCCAGAAGGCTTCTGCTGTATCCAAAAATGTTACTTTCTCCCTGGCTCCAAAATCAAATCCTCAAACTTCACCTCCTAAAGTACTTGGGAAGCTTCCAAGAAATGATGAAGTACACAAGAAGCCAATGACTAATCAACATGTTTCTTGCTCGTTAGCAAAAA GACCAACGAAGGAGTGTATTGGAGAAAATCAGCAACCACTTGGTGGATTAGTAGCTGATAAAAAAGTTCGACCCCATGTTCCTCAGAAAGAAAAGCCTACAAAAAGGGCACCTTTTGAAGGTTTATCAGCAAAAAAATCTTCCCCTTTTGTCAATTCAG GTGGTATATTTAGCGCTGCTGCTGAATCTAACCAGTTTAATATTGATAAAGGCAACCGTCAAAGAATTCAGAAAAACTTAAACCTTCATCGTAAATTTTTACCCTCATCAATTCCTTCTTGGAG GGGTCAAATCCAAATTCTTCAAACCGCTGCATCCGGAGAAACTTATGATGGGTTTGAGGCCCAACCACCATGCGTGGTTAAGAGGAAAGCATATGAGTTTTCAAGAGAAATGCCATCAGTCCTTCAACTGGAGTCACTTTCGGCATCGAATGTTTTGACTGACATATTCTGGGATGGTTCTCCTAAGCTTCAAGATATTGCATTGTACTTCTTTCCATCAAAACAAACTGAGAA GTCCAAAGAGAACCTGAATAGCATATTGAAGTTTATGAATGCCAAGAAATCAATGTTGAGAAGTTATATTGATGGAGTGGAGTTGATGGTATTTACCTCAAATCAACTCGACATGGACTCAAGGG GTGCTATTGCTGCAGTAAATGCTGGACATTTCCTGTGGGGACTCTTTCGCCAAAATAAGATTGATAAAGCTATCAAAAGAATACCTGACATGGAGCCAGTCGATATGGACATTGATATGATTGGGGGAAAGGATGTGGTGGGGAGAGTTGATCATGTTCGAAAAGATAAACCAGAGAGTGCCTCTATGACGGAGTATCGTAACAAACTAGATGTTCCACCAGGTTTTGAAGCATTTTCCAAAATGTCTTCATGCAATATTGTTGTGGAAGATTAG